In one Streptomyces sp. T12 genomic region, the following are encoded:
- a CDS encoding AEC family transporter — protein sequence MQGVLTGFAVIAVVIGVGYAIGRRGYLGSNGREVLTKLAFHVASPALLFTTLAQTDLSVIFSSRLLVTALSTAAAAGVFVAVGVVRRWGVGRTTIGALCSSYVNSGNLGIPIAVYVLGDASLVAPVLLFQLIGVTPIALTVLDLSGEGEKGPLWRRLLTPLRNPIAVGSLAGVAVSAAGLKVPAPVLDPLTLIGGMSVPAVLLAFGISLCGSTMPGRGPDRHPVLLSVALKSVGQPAAAWALAAGVFGLRGAPLLDVVVTSALPAAQNLFTYASSYGVGERLARDSILLSTVLSVPVLVVVATLLG from the coding sequence GTGCAGGGGGTGTTGACGGGGTTCGCGGTGATCGCGGTCGTCATCGGGGTGGGTTATGCGATCGGCCGGCGCGGTTACCTCGGCAGCAATGGCCGCGAGGTGCTGACCAAGCTGGCGTTCCATGTGGCGTCCCCGGCCCTGCTGTTCACCACGCTGGCGCAGACCGACCTCTCGGTGATCTTCTCCAGCCGCCTCCTGGTCACGGCACTGAGCACGGCCGCGGCGGCCGGGGTCTTCGTCGCGGTCGGGGTCGTACGGCGCTGGGGCGTGGGCCGTACGACGATCGGCGCGCTGTGCTCCAGCTACGTCAACTCCGGCAACCTCGGCATCCCCATCGCGGTGTACGTCCTGGGTGACGCCTCGCTGGTGGCGCCGGTGCTGCTGTTCCAGCTGATCGGGGTCACCCCGATCGCGCTGACGGTCCTGGACCTGTCCGGCGAGGGCGAGAAGGGGCCGCTGTGGCGGCGGCTGCTGACGCCGTTGCGCAACCCGATCGCGGTGGGCTCGCTGGCGGGGGTGGCGGTCTCGGCGGCGGGGTTGAAGGTCCCGGCGCCCGTCCTGGACCCGCTGACCCTGATCGGCGGCATGTCGGTCCCGGCGGTCCTGCTGGCCTTCGGCATCTCCCTGTGCGGGAGCACGATGCCCGGCCGGGGCCCGGACCGGCATCCGGTGCTGCTCTCGGTCGCGCTCAAGTCGGTGGGCCAGCCCGCGGCGGCCTGGGCACTGGCGGCGGGGGTGTTCGGCCTGCGGGGCGCTCCGCTGCTGGACGTCGTGGTGACGTCGGCGCTGCCTGCCGCACAGAACCTGTTCACGTACGCGTCGAGTTACGGGGTGGGCGAGCGGTTGGCTCGGGACTCGATTCTGCTGTCGACGGTGTTGTCGGTGCCGGTCCTCGTCGTGGTGGCGACACTGCTGGGCTGA
- a CDS encoding thymidine phosphorylase, whose amino-acid sequence MDAISVIRTKRDRGELSDEQIDWVIDAYTRGEVADYQMAALNMAILLNGMNRREIARWTAAMIASGERMDFASLSRPTADKHSTGGVGDKITLPLAPLVAACGAAVPQLSGRGLGHTGGTLDKLESIPGWRALLSNEEMLNVLDTTGAVICAAGDGLAPADKKLYALRDVTGTVEAIPLIASSIMSKKIAEGTGSLVLDVKVGTGAFMKTIEDARELASTMVGLGTDHGVKTVALLTDMSTPLGLTAGNALEVRESVEVLAGGGPSDVVELTIALAREMLDAAGVKDADPAKALADGSAMDVWRRMIAAQGGDPDAELPVAREQHVIKAPSSGVLTRLDAYDIGIAAWRLGAGRARKEDPVQAGAGIELHAKPGETVTEGQPLLTLHTDTPERFDYALQAVEGSYDVAAPGTDFTASPVVLERIA is encoded by the coding sequence ATGGACGCCATCTCCGTCATCCGCACCAAGCGGGACCGCGGCGAGCTCAGCGACGAGCAGATCGACTGGGTCATCGACGCGTACACCCGTGGGGAGGTCGCCGACTACCAGATGGCCGCCCTCAACATGGCGATCCTCCTCAACGGCATGAACCGCCGTGAGATCGCCCGCTGGACGGCCGCGATGATCGCCTCCGGCGAGCGCATGGACTTCGCGTCCCTGTCCCGCCCGACCGCCGACAAGCACTCCACGGGCGGCGTCGGCGACAAGATCACCCTCCCGCTCGCGCCCCTGGTGGCGGCCTGCGGCGCCGCCGTTCCGCAGCTCTCGGGCCGGGGCCTCGGCCACACGGGCGGCACGCTGGACAAGCTGGAGTCGATCCCGGGCTGGCGTGCGCTGCTCTCCAACGAGGAGATGCTGAACGTCCTCGACACCACCGGCGCGGTGATCTGCGCGGCCGGTGACGGCCTGGCCCCCGCGGACAAGAAGCTGTACGCACTGCGCGACGTCACCGGCACGGTCGAGGCGATCCCCCTGATCGCCTCGTCGATCATGTCGAAGAAGATCGCGGAGGGCACGGGCTCCCTGGTCCTGGACGTGAAGGTCGGCACCGGCGCGTTCATGAAGACCATCGAGGACGCGCGGGAACTGGCGTCCACGATGGTGGGCCTGGGCACGGACCACGGCGTGAAGACGGTCGCGCTCCTCACGGACATGTCCACCCCTCTCGGCCTCACGGCGGGCAACGCCCTTGAGGTCCGCGAGTCGGTCGAGGTCCTCGCGGGCGGCGGCCCCTCCGATGTGGTCGAGCTGACGATCGCCCTGGCCCGCGAAATGCTGGATGCCGCCGGGGTGAAGGACGCCGACCCGGCCAAGGCCCTGGCCGACGGCTCGGCCATGGACGTCTGGCGGCGCATGATCGCGGCTCAGGGCGGCGACCCGGACGCGGAGCTGCCGGTCGCGCGCGAGCAGCACGTGATCAAGGCCCCGTCCTCCGGTGTCCTGACCCGCCTCGATGCCTACGACATCGGTATCGCCGCCTGGCGCCTGGGTGCCGGGCGCGCCCGCAAGGAGGACCCGGTGCAGGCGGGCGCGGGCATCGAACTGCACGCCAAGCCGGGCGAGACGGTGACCGAGGGCCAGCCCCTGCTGACCCTGCACACGGACACCCCGGAGCGCTTCGACTACGCGCTCCAGGCGGTCGAGGGCTCCTACGACGTCGCGGCGCCGGGGACGGACTTCACGGCGTCGCCGGTGGTGCTGGAGCGCATCGCCTGA
- a CDS encoding LysR family transcriptional regulator yields the protein MEHQQRSRARLSPSSDTEDMVMLLAPRLAYFAGVARTEHVTRAAQEMQVPQSTLSRAMVRLEQDLGVDLFARHGRTVSLTPAGRTFLGSVERALAEIERAADEVRADADPATGKVAFGFLHTMGAETVPGLIHAFRADHPRIRFSLVQNYGEAMIERLRSGELDLCLTSPVPDAPDLVARRVDEQKLRLVVPADHRLAARKRVRLAEAADETFVTLEPGYGMRRITDDLCRQAGFKPRIAFEGEEAETLRGLVAAGLGVALLPPPAVPRPGVVELTVTAPRAVREIGVAWLEGRPDTPPVAAFKKFLLSKKGNLLPA from the coding sequence ATGGAGCATCAGCAGAGGTCACGAGCTCGCCTGTCACCATCCAGTGACACAGAAGACATGGTGATGTTGCTGGCGCCCCGCCTCGCGTACTTCGCCGGCGTCGCCCGCACCGAGCACGTCACCCGGGCCGCGCAGGAGATGCAGGTCCCGCAGTCCACGCTCTCCCGTGCCATGGTCCGCCTCGAACAGGACCTGGGCGTCGACCTGTTCGCCCGCCACGGCCGTACGGTCTCGCTGACGCCCGCCGGCCGCACCTTCCTCGGCTCCGTCGAACGTGCCCTCGCGGAGATCGAGCGCGCCGCCGACGAGGTCCGCGCCGACGCCGACCCGGCCACCGGCAAGGTCGCCTTCGGCTTCCTGCACACCATGGGCGCGGAAACGGTCCCCGGCCTGATCCACGCCTTCCGCGCCGACCACCCCCGCATCCGCTTCAGCCTCGTCCAGAACTACGGCGAGGCGATGATCGAGCGTCTGCGCTCCGGTGAGCTCGACCTGTGCCTGACGTCCCCGGTACCGGACGCCCCCGACCTGGTGGCCCGCCGCGTGGACGAACAGAAACTCCGTCTGGTCGTCCCGGCCGACCACCGTCTGGCGGCGCGCAAACGCGTCCGCCTGGCCGAGGCGGCCGACGAGACCTTCGTGACCCTGGAGCCCGGCTACGGCATGCGCCGCATCACCGACGACCTGTGCAGACAAGCGGGGTTCAAGCCCCGCATCGCCTTCGAGGGCGAGGAGGCGGAGACGCTGCGCGGACTGGTGGCGGCGGGGCTCGGAGTCGCCCTGCTGCCGCCACCGGCGGTGCCCCGCCCGGGCGTGGTCGAGCTGACGGTCACGGCTCCACGAGCGGTGCGGGAAATCGGTGTCGCCTGGTTGGAGGGCCGCCCGGACACGCCGCCGGTGGCGGCCTTCAAGAAGTTCCTGCTCTCGAAGAAGGGCAACCTGCTCCCCGCCTAG
- a CDS encoding MFS transporter gives MSPASTGASTTVGAAPAVPLADSRMAPGGPGYRRMSFALFLAGVATFALLYSTQALLPLISGEFGVVASEASWTVAAATGGLALFVLPMSALSERFGRRTVMTASLAVAVTVGLLVPFAPNLTALVVLRAVQGAALAGLPASATAYLAEEVRPKALVTAIGLFVAGNSVGGMSGRVITGWVAQEWGWRVAIGVIGVIAVACAVAFRLLLPAPRHFKRGSLRPRVLARTVRDHLANPLLCRLYAIGALFMTIFGGVYTVIGYRLTEAPFGLPQGIIGSVFLVYLVGTVSASTAGRLVGRLGRRGALYAAGATTAAGLLLSLAGSLPLVLLGLVLITGGFFAGHAVASSAVSKTATHGRAQASALYQSAYYIGSSAGSTVGAVAFHAGGWAGTVGVGLLAVLGVVTITVFGTRAARLQRQQLATAA, from the coding sequence ATGTCTCCCGCCAGTACCGGGGCGTCCACCACCGTGGGCGCCGCACCCGCTGTCCCTCTCGCCGACTCCCGCATGGCCCCGGGCGGCCCCGGCTACCGCCGGATGAGCTTCGCCCTCTTCCTCGCCGGTGTCGCGACCTTCGCGCTCCTCTACTCCACGCAGGCCCTGCTGCCGCTGATCTCGGGCGAGTTCGGGGTTGTGGCGAGCGAGGCGAGCTGGACGGTGGCGGCGGCGACGGGCGGTCTGGCCCTGTTCGTGCTGCCGATGAGCGCGCTGTCGGAGCGGTTCGGACGCCGTACGGTCATGACGGCGTCGCTGGCGGTCGCGGTGACGGTCGGGCTGCTGGTCCCCTTCGCGCCGAACCTGACCGCCCTGGTCGTGCTGCGGGCGGTCCAGGGCGCGGCGCTGGCGGGTCTGCCGGCGTCGGCCACGGCCTATCTGGCCGAGGAGGTCCGCCCGAAGGCGCTGGTCACGGCGATCGGACTGTTCGTCGCGGGCAACAGCGTCGGCGGCATGAGCGGCCGGGTGATCACCGGCTGGGTCGCGCAGGAGTGGGGCTGGCGGGTCGCGATCGGCGTGATCGGCGTGATCGCGGTCGCGTGCGCGGTGGCCTTCCGGCTGCTGCTCCCGGCACCGCGCCACTTCAAGCGGGGCTCGCTGCGCCCGCGGGTCCTGGCCCGCACGGTCCGCGACCACCTCGCCAACCCGCTGCTGTGCCGCCTGTACGCGATCGGCGCCCTGTTCATGACGATCTTCGGCGGCGTGTACACGGTGATCGGCTACCGCCTGACGGAGGCGCCGTTCGGCCTCCCCCAGGGCATCATCGGCTCGGTCTTCCTGGTGTACCTGGTCGGTACGGTGTCGGCGTCGACGGCGGGGCGGCTGGTGGGCCGCCTGGGCCGCCGGGGCGCCCTGTACGCGGCGGGCGCGACGACGGCGGCGGGTCTGCTGCTGTCCCTGGCGGGCTCGCTCCCGCTGGTCCTTCTCGGCCTGGTCCTGATCACCGGCGGCTTCTTCGCCGGACACGCGGTGGCGTCCTCGGCGGTCAGCAAGACGGCGACACACGGCCGCGCCCAGGCCTCGGCGCTCTACCAGTCCGCCTACTACATCGGCTCCAGCGCGGGCAGCACGGTCGGCGCGGTGGCCTTCCACGCGGGCGGCTGGGCCGGGACGGTCGGGGTCGGCCTGCTGGCGGTGCTCGGCGTGGTGACGATCACGGTGTTCGGGACGCGGGCCGCGCGACTTCAGCGACAGCAGCTGGCGACGGCGGCCTGA
- a CDS encoding STAS domain-containing protein, with amino-acid sequence MSYARPPGLPIVDAMTPAVLVLAGPVTRDEVAGLCDDVRALLEASGVRAVVCDVGGLGPPGLGVVDLLARLQLAARRAGGRIRLRDPDPALLPLLDLVGLRFEVEGQPEQREPPLGVEEEVEPGEPAV; translated from the coding sequence ATGAGTTACGCCCGCCCGCCCGGTCTACCGATCGTGGACGCCATGACACCCGCTGTACTCGTGCTGGCCGGCCCCGTCACCCGGGATGAGGTGGCAGGGCTGTGTGACGACGTGCGGGCGCTTTTGGAGGCCTCCGGTGTGAGGGCTGTGGTGTGTGATGTCGGTGGGCTCGGGCCGCCGGGGCTCGGGGTCGTCGATCTGCTGGCGCGGCTGCAGCTGGCCGCCCGGCGGGCCGGGGGACGGATACGGCTGCGTGATCCCGACCCCGCCCTACTCCCCCTGCTCGACCTGGTCGGGCTCCGCTTCGAGGTGGAGGGGCAGCCCGAACAGCGGGAACCACCTCTTGGTGTCGAGGAAGAAGTGGAACCCGGTGAGCCGGCCGTCTGA
- a CDS encoding sigma-70 family RNA polymerase sigma factor, which produces MSDGTATTTTDLDIRLEKHRVELTGYCYRMLGSSFEAEDAVQDTMVRAWRSYDKFEGRSSLRSWLYRIATNVCLDMLTVSNKRARPMDLSESTPLAQAALSPRPDNTWLEPMPDNRVLPTVEDPAEAAVAKESVRLAFMAALQQLPAKQRAVLILREVLAWKASEVAELLDTTVASVNSALQRARATLAERDDKAAGAAVSDPLDEQQQKLLERYVAAFEGYDMTALTALLHEDAVMTMPPFDLWLTGHSDITGFMTTLGSACEGSRLVPVQVNGLPGFAQYKPDPEEGGFTPWAVQVLEISDGRLTGFHFFLDTKRWFPLFGLPLHLEAEPDQVEQGE; this is translated from the coding sequence ATGAGCGACGGTACGGCGACCACGACGACGGACCTCGATATCAGGCTGGAGAAACACCGCGTCGAGCTGACCGGGTACTGCTACCGCATGCTCGGCTCCTCCTTCGAGGCCGAGGACGCGGTGCAGGACACGATGGTCCGAGCCTGGCGCAGCTACGACAAGTTCGAGGGGCGTTCCAGCCTGCGGTCATGGCTGTACCGCATCGCGACCAACGTCTGCCTGGACATGCTGACCGTCAGCAACAAGCGGGCCAGGCCCATGGACCTCAGCGAGTCCACACCACTGGCCCAGGCGGCGCTCTCGCCCCGTCCGGACAACACCTGGCTGGAGCCGATGCCGGACAACCGGGTGCTGCCGACGGTCGAGGACCCGGCGGAGGCGGCCGTCGCCAAGGAGTCGGTGCGGCTCGCCTTCATGGCCGCCCTGCAGCAGCTGCCGGCCAAGCAGCGGGCGGTGCTGATCCTGCGCGAGGTGCTGGCCTGGAAGGCGAGCGAGGTCGCCGAGCTGCTGGACACGACGGTCGCGTCGGTGAACAGCGCGCTGCAGCGGGCGCGGGCCACACTGGCCGAGCGGGACGACAAGGCGGCCGGCGCGGCCGTCTCCGACCCGCTGGACGAGCAGCAGCAGAAGCTGCTCGAGCGCTATGTCGCCGCCTTCGAGGGGTACGACATGACGGCGCTGACCGCGCTACTGCACGAGGACGCCGTCATGACGATGCCGCCGTTCGACCTGTGGCTGACGGGCCACTCCGACATCACGGGCTTCATGACGACACTGGGCTCCGCCTGCGAAGGCTCGCGCCTGGTACCGGTGCAGGTGAACGGTCTGCCGGGCTTCGCCCAGTACAAGCCGGACCCGGAAGAGGGCGGCTTCACCCCGTGGGCGGTCCAGGTGCTGGAGATATCAGACGGCCGGCTCACCGGGTTCCACTTCTTCCTCGACACCAAGAGGTGGTTCCCGCTGTTCGGGCTGCCCCTCCACCTCGAAGCGGAGCCCGACCAGGTCGAGCAGGGGGAGTAG
- a CDS encoding ABC transporter permease, producing MKKFDKERVLLAVAGPVIALAVAFVLSAIVLIASGKSPVEPYTLMFEQASYSDIQVLIINQASMYYIAALAVAIGFRMNLFNIGVDGQYQLAAMMAAIVGAHANLPAALQVPLLILTAVCTGAFWSGIAGVLKVTRGVSEVVATIMLNAIATSVIAYLWLPNVFGVKVGNNNTTGEMHESGWVPGIDMGDAGEIYGLVFLAVLLGIGYWVVLNRTRFGFDLRASGASETAAAASGVDPKRMVLTAMLISGGIAGLAGLPILLGDTHTYSLNFPTGIGFLGIGIALLGRNSPVGIAFAALLWAWLDKASPELDFHDYDKEIAVIMQGLIVLSVVVSYEAVREWGLRRQQRRVGAELAAGHVLGADNNTTKEVAGR from the coding sequence ATGAAGAAGTTCGACAAGGAGCGCGTGCTCCTCGCCGTGGCCGGACCGGTCATCGCGCTCGCCGTGGCCTTCGTGCTCAGCGCGATCGTGCTGATCGCCTCGGGCAAGAGCCCGGTCGAGCCGTACACCCTGATGTTCGAGCAGGCCTCGTACTCCGACATCCAGGTCCTGATCATCAACCAGGCCTCGATGTACTACATCGCGGCCCTCGCGGTGGCCATCGGCTTCCGGATGAACCTGTTCAACATCGGTGTCGACGGCCAGTACCAGCTCGCCGCCATGATGGCCGCGATCGTCGGCGCCCACGCGAACCTGCCGGCCGCTCTCCAGGTCCCGCTGCTGATCCTCACCGCGGTCTGCACCGGCGCCTTCTGGTCCGGCATCGCCGGTGTCCTCAAGGTCACCCGCGGCGTCAGCGAGGTCGTCGCGACGATCATGCTCAACGCGATCGCCACCTCCGTGATTGCCTACCTGTGGCTGCCGAACGTCTTCGGCGTCAAGGTCGGCAACAACAACACCACCGGCGAGATGCACGAGTCCGGCTGGGTCCCCGGCATCGACATGGGCGACGCCGGCGAGATCTACGGCCTGGTCTTCCTCGCCGTCCTGCTCGGCATCGGCTACTGGGTCGTCCTCAACCGCACCCGCTTCGGCTTCGACCTGCGCGCCTCCGGCGCCTCGGAGACCGCCGCGGCCGCCAGCGGTGTCGACCCCAAGCGCATGGTGCTCACCGCCATGCTGATCTCCGGCGGCATCGCGGGCCTCGCCGGCCTGCCGATCCTGCTCGGCGACACGCACACCTACAGCCTGAACTTCCCCACCGGCATCGGCTTCCTCGGCATCGGCATCGCCCTGCTCGGCCGTAACAGCCCCGTCGGCATCGCGTTCGCCGCCCTGCTGTGGGCCTGGCTCGACAAGGCATCGCCCGAGCTGGACTTCCACGACTACGACAAGGAGATCGCGGTCATCATGCAGGGCCTGATCGTGCTCTCCGTCGTCGTCTCCTACGAGGCCGTACGCGAGTGGGGCCTGCGCCGCCAGCAGCGCCGGGTCGGCGCGGAACTGGCCGCCGGTCATGTGCTCGGTGCCGACAACAACACCACGAAGGAGGTGGCAGGCCGATGA
- a CDS encoding ABC transporter permease — MTTPQTSAVDVNQPTLQPAAPTGRRLSWPVLLLVIAGALALTSIVRIITGADGITNVSQMSTALQLAVPIGLAGLGGLWAERAGVVNIGLEGMMILGTWFGAWAGFQWGPWTGVLVGIAGGAIGGLLHAFVTVTFNVNHIVSGVAINILALGATRYLAPLAFEGHAGGSAKQSPAVDSLGNFTVPGLSDALRDLNNQGWFFISDIAGLLGGLVTNVSWLTLIAVALIPATWWILWRTSFGLRLRSCGENPVAAESLGVNVYKYKYIAVVISGGLAGLGGVFLSIVANPFYLEGQVSGRGYIGLAAMIFGNWMPGGLALGAGLFGYTDSLNLRGGSTNVHALLLLGALLLIIGAIWLVITKKYASSMITAVVGALVFAWYASTNEVPNQVVSATPYVITLIVLTLSAQRLRMPKADGLPYRKGQGK; from the coding sequence ATGACCACCCCGCAGACTTCAGCGGTCGATGTCAACCAGCCCACGCTGCAGCCCGCGGCTCCGACGGGCCGCCGCCTGTCGTGGCCCGTCCTGCTGCTGGTCATCGCCGGAGCCCTGGCGCTGACCTCGATCGTCCGCATCATCACCGGCGCCGACGGCATCACCAACGTCAGCCAGATGTCCACCGCGCTCCAGCTCGCCGTGCCGATCGGCCTCGCCGGTCTCGGCGGTCTGTGGGCCGAGCGGGCGGGTGTGGTCAACATCGGCCTCGAGGGCATGATGATCCTCGGCACCTGGTTCGGCGCCTGGGCCGGCTTCCAGTGGGGCCCGTGGACCGGTGTCCTGGTCGGCATCGCCGGCGGCGCGATCGGCGGCCTGCTGCACGCGTTCGTCACCGTCACCTTCAACGTCAACCACATCGTCTCCGGTGTGGCCATCAACATCCTCGCCCTGGGCGCCACCCGCTACCTCGCGCCCCTCGCCTTCGAGGGCCACGCGGGCGGCTCCGCCAAGCAGTCCCCGGCGGTCGACTCGCTCGGCAACTTCACCGTGCCGGGCCTGTCCGACGCGCTGCGGGACCTCAACAACCAGGGCTGGTTCTTCATCTCGGACATCGCCGGTCTGCTCGGCGGCCTGGTCACCAACGTCTCCTGGCTGACCCTGATCGCCGTCGCGCTGATCCCCGCCACCTGGTGGATCCTGTGGCGCACCTCCTTCGGACTGCGCCTGCGTTCCTGCGGTGAGAACCCGGTGGCGGCCGAGTCCCTCGGCGTGAACGTCTACAAGTACAAGTACATCGCCGTGGTCATCTCCGGCGGCCTGGCCGGCCTCGGCGGCGTCTTCCTGTCCATCGTGGCCAACCCCTTCTACCTGGAGGGCCAGGTCAGCGGCCGCGGCTACATCGGTCTCGCCGCGATGATCTTCGGTAACTGGATGCCGGGCGGCCTCGCCCTCGGCGCCGGTCTGTTCGGCTACACCGACAGCCTCAACCTGCGCGGCGGCTCCACGAACGTCCACGCCCTGCTGCTGCTCGGCGCGCTTTTGCTGATCATCGGCGCCATCTGGCTCGTGATCACCAAGAAGTACGCCTCGTCGATGATCACCGCAGTCGTCGGCGCCCTGGTGTTCGCCTGGTACGCCAGCACCAACGAGGTCCCGAACCAGGTCGTCTCCGCCACGCCCTACGTCATCACGCTCATCGTCCTCACGCTGTCCGCGCAACGCCTCAGGATGCCGAAGGCGGACGGCCTGCCGTACCGGAAGGGCCAGGGCAAGTGA
- the dnaN gene encoding DNA polymerase III subunit beta, with protein MEFRIERAAFAEAVAWAGRVLPSRTPVPVLGGLLLAVDAGRLTVSGFDFEAAARRGVSAETTGAGEVLVPGRRLLDICRVLPDGPVSCALEGTRFTVEAGGTEFGLSTLPREEYPALPPQPSAYGSVDAAAFATAVGQVAVAAGRDETLPVLTGVQVRLDGDRMTLSASDRYRYAVRRVGWKPERAVEGSDGVVEALIPARRLLDTARALARCGVVRIGLDAAAGGGLAGFEGGGMRTVVRLLDGRLPKYGSLFDMGGAAVAEVECGALTEAVRRVAVVAEASSPVRLDFSADGSVLLQAGYGDDVAAQRLPAVLSGAQEVTVAFNPAYLLDALNSFEAPRLRLEMLGTGQRTLLSAVAGEDGAEDGGAGAGPASHRHLLMSVKQLV; from the coding sequence ATGGAGTTCCGAATCGAGCGGGCCGCCTTCGCCGAGGCCGTGGCGTGGGCGGGGCGCGTGCTGCCGTCGCGCACGCCGGTGCCGGTGCTGGGCGGTCTGCTGCTGGCCGTCGACGCCGGGCGTCTCACCGTCTCGGGGTTCGACTTCGAGGCCGCGGCGCGTAGGGGGGTGAGCGCCGAGACCACGGGGGCCGGTGAGGTGCTCGTGCCCGGGCGTCGGCTGCTGGACATCTGCCGGGTGCTGCCGGACGGGCCGGTGAGCTGTGCCCTGGAGGGCACGCGGTTCACGGTGGAGGCGGGCGGCACCGAGTTCGGCCTGTCGACGCTGCCGCGCGAGGAGTACCCGGCGCTGCCGCCGCAGCCTTCGGCTTACGGCAGCGTGGACGCCGCGGCGTTCGCGACCGCCGTCGGGCAGGTGGCCGTGGCGGCGGGGCGGGACGAGACGCTGCCGGTGCTGACCGGCGTGCAGGTGCGCTTGGACGGCGACCGGATGACCCTGTCGGCGTCGGACCGGTATCGGTATGCCGTACGGCGGGTGGGGTGGAAGCCGGAGCGGGCTGTGGAGGGCTCTGACGGTGTCGTGGAGGCGCTGATACCCGCACGCCGACTGCTGGACACCGCGCGGGCGTTGGCGCGGTGCGGGGTCGTGCGGATCGGGCTGGATGCCGCGGCGGGAGGTGGGCTGGCCGGGTTCGAAGGCGGGGGCATGCGGACCGTCGTACGGCTGCTGGACGGGCGGCTGCCGAAGTACGGGTCGCTGTTCGACATGGGCGGGGCCGCCGTCGCCGAGGTGGAGTGCGGGGCGCTGACGGAGGCGGTGCGGCGGGTCGCCGTGGTGGCGGAGGCGAGCAGTCCGGTGCGGTTGGACTTCTCGGCCGACGGGTCCGTGCTGCTGCAGGCCGGGTACGGGGACGACGTGGCGGCGCAGCGGCTGCCGGCCGTGCTGAGCGGCGCGCAGGAGGTCACCGTGGCCTTCAATCCGGCGTATCTGCTGGACGCGCTGAACTCCTTCGAGGCTCCCCGGCTGCGGCTGGAGATGCTGGGGACGGGACAGCGGACGCTGCTCAGCGCGGTGGCGGGTGAGGACGGAGCCGAGGACGGGGGTGCCGGGGCAGGGCCCGCTTCTCATCGGCATCTGCTCATGTCCGTGAAGCAACTGGTCTGA
- a CDS encoding cytidine deaminase — MTPAASHDVDWDKLRAAARDAMSRAYAPYSGYPVGVAALVDDGRMITGCNVENASYGLGLCAECGLVSELQNTGGGRLTHFTCVDGKGDILVPCGRCRQLLYEFGGPDLLLETPAGTLPLSEMLPQAFGPGHLTK, encoded by the coding sequence GTGACCCCGGCCGCCTCCCACGACGTCGACTGGGACAAGCTGCGCGCGGCGGCCCGGGACGCCATGTCCCGCGCGTACGCCCCGTACTCCGGCTACCCGGTCGGCGTCGCGGCCCTGGTCGACGACGGCCGCATGATCACCGGCTGCAACGTCGAGAACGCGTCGTACGGCCTCGGCCTGTGCGCCGAGTGCGGGCTGGTCTCGGAGCTGCAGAACACGGGGGGCGGCAGGCTGACGCACTTCACGTGCGTCGACGGCAAGGGCGACATCCTCGTCCCGTGCGGCCGCTGCCGACAGCTGCTGTACGAGTTCGGCGGCCCGGACCTGCTGCTGGAGACCCCGGCGGGCACCCTGCCGCTCTCGGAGATGCTGCCCCAGGCCTTCGGGCCGGGCCACCTCACCAAGTAA
- a CDS encoding Uma2 family endonuclease: MSALTVSQDPDQNWDDLVRYWEEMDWPEGSKVEIIEGIITVSPAPASRHNVIAERIQRRLYSAIPDDWGIFQTLAIAVPSRLGMLIPDLLVAPVQECAEAESHIPAALAELVVEVTSKSNAHHDRVSKPAAYATAGIPLYLLIDRWAPGGPTATLFGEPKGDVYRVLSAVKFGDPIKLPEPFDVTIDTGEFPVD, translated from the coding sequence ATGAGCGCACTCACCGTGAGCCAGGACCCCGACCAGAACTGGGACGACCTCGTCCGGTACTGGGAGGAGATGGACTGGCCCGAGGGCAGCAAGGTGGAGATCATTGAGGGGATCATCACCGTGTCACCTGCTCCCGCATCCCGCCACAACGTGATCGCGGAACGAATTCAGCGTCGCCTCTACTCCGCGATCCCCGACGACTGGGGGATCTTCCAGACACTGGCGATCGCCGTGCCGTCACGTCTGGGCATGCTCATCCCTGACCTGCTCGTGGCTCCCGTGCAGGAATGCGCGGAGGCGGAATCCCACATCCCGGCAGCCCTCGCCGAACTCGTCGTCGAGGTGACCTCCAAGTCCAACGCCCACCACGACCGCGTCAGCAAGCCCGCCGCCTATGCCACCGCCGGGATTCCGCTCTACCTGCTGATCGACCGCTGGGCCCCCGGAGGGCCCACCGCCACGCTCTTCGGAGAGCCGAAGGGCGATGTCTACCGTGTGCTGAGCGCAGTCAAGTTCGGTGACCCCATCAAGCTGCCGGAGCCCTTCGACGTGACGATCGACACCGGTGAGTTCCCGGTCGACTGA